Proteins found in one Litorihabitans aurantiacus genomic segment:
- a CDS encoding phosphoglyceromutase — MTYTLVLLRHGESEWNAKNLFTGWVDVALSEKGVEEARRGGRLLAENGILPDVVHTSLLRRAITTANLALDAADRHWIETKRSWRLNERHYGALQGKDKKQTLETYGEEQFMLWRRSYDVPPPDIELGSEFSQDSDARYAGEPIPRAEALAQVLDRALPYWDGEVVPDLKAGRTVLVAAHGNSLRAIIKHLDGVDDATIAGLNVPTGIPLVYELDENLAPVTPGGTYLDADAAAAAIAAVANQGR; from the coding sequence ATGACCTACACCCTGGTACTGCTCCGCCACGGCGAGAGCGAGTGGAACGCGAAGAACCTGTTCACCGGCTGGGTCGACGTGGCCCTGTCGGAGAAGGGGGTCGAGGAGGCGAGGCGCGGCGGTCGCCTGCTCGCCGAGAACGGCATCCTCCCCGACGTCGTGCACACCTCGCTGCTGCGCCGCGCCATCACGACGGCGAACCTCGCCCTCGACGCCGCCGACCGCCACTGGATCGAGACCAAGCGGTCCTGGCGCCTGAACGAGCGCCACTACGGCGCCCTCCAGGGCAAGGACAAGAAGCAGACCCTCGAGACCTACGGCGAGGAGCAGTTCATGCTCTGGCGCCGCTCCTACGACGTGCCGCCGCCGGACATCGAGCTGGGCTCGGAGTTCTCCCAGGACAGCGACGCGCGCTACGCCGGCGAGCCGATCCCGCGCGCGGAGGCGCTCGCGCAGGTCCTCGATCGCGCCCTGCCCTACTGGGACGGCGAGGTCGTGCCCGACCTGAAGGCCGGGCGCACCGTCCTCGTGGCCGCGCACGGCAACTCGCTGCGCGCGATCATCAAGCACCTCGACGGCGTCGACGACGCCACGATCGCGGGCCTCAACGTGCCCACGGGCATCCCGCTGGTCTACGAGCTCGACGAGAACCTCGCGCCGGTCACGCCCGGGGGCACCTACCTCGACGCCGACGCCGCGGCCGCCGCCATCGCCGCCGTCGCGAACCAGGGTCGCTGA
- a CDS encoding CarD family transcriptional regulator, translated as MSFEVGETVVYPHHGAALIEKISTRVLRGEEKIYLTLKIAQGDLQIEVPAENVDLVGVRDVVGREGLDRVFEVLRAEYTEEPTNWSRRYKANVEKIASGDVIKVAEVVRDLSRRDTSRGLSAGEKRMLARARQILVSELALAEKTDEDRAEAILDEVLAS; from the coding sequence ATGTCTTTTGAGGTTGGCGAGACCGTCGTCTATCCGCACCACGGTGCAGCCCTGATCGAGAAGATCTCGACCCGCGTGCTCCGCGGCGAGGAGAAGATCTACCTGACCCTGAAGATCGCCCAGGGCGATCTCCAGATCGAGGTCCCGGCCGAGAACGTCGACCTCGTCGGCGTGCGCGACGTCGTCGGTCGCGAGGGTCTGGACCGGGTGTTCGAGGTGCTGCGCGCCGAGTACACCGAGGAGCCGACCAACTGGTCGCGCCGCTACAAGGCCAACGTCGAGAAGATCGCCTCCGGTGACGTGATCAAGGTGGCCGAGGTCGTGCGCGACCTGTCCCGCCGCGACACCTCCCGCGGGCTCTCGGCGGGGGAGAAGCGCATGCTCGCCCGGGCCCGTCAGATCCTGGTCTCCGAGCTCGCGCTCGCGGAGAAGACCGACGAGGACCGGGCCGAGGCCATCCTCGACGAGGTGCTCGCGTCCTGA
- the lysS gene encoding lysine--tRNA ligase: MSDAPASPSNDSTEPVDPVDTTDEHLAVDDETGTADPEQVRVRKDKRERLLAAGVEPYPVQVPVTASVAQVRQEHADLEAGQETDAVVGVAGRVVHLRNTGKLCFASIADGEGRTLQIMLSLAEVGQDALAAFKTDVDLGDFLFASGRVISSRRGELSVMATSWQLASKALRPLPTMHKETSEETRVRRRYLDLIARPDARDMVRTRAAVMRSLRESFHARGYLEVETPTLQTIAGGAAARPFTTHMNAFDVDLYLRIATELFLKQAVVGGVERVYEIGRNFRNEGVDSSHSPEFSAMEAYEAWTDYNGIAAMTQGLVQEAAQNVFGTTTVTLADGSPYEVGGEWAQISLYHATSEALGEEITPQVPLAQLQRYAEKLGLDVSGKAPTPGKVVEELFEHLVGDHLVAPTFVRDFPVDTSPLTRAHRTLPGVTEKWDLYIRGFELATGYSELVDPVVQRERFEAQALLAAAGDPEAMLLDEDFLRAVEHALPPMGGMGMGVDRLLMALTGRGIRETILFPLVKPAATGARRA, from the coding sequence GTGAGTGACGCGCCTGCCAGCCCCTCGAACGACAGCACCGAACCGGTCGACCCCGTCGACACGACCGACGAGCACCTCGCGGTGGACGACGAGACGGGCACCGCGGACCCCGAGCAGGTGCGCGTGCGCAAGGACAAGCGTGAGCGGCTGCTGGCCGCCGGCGTCGAGCCCTACCCCGTGCAGGTGCCGGTGACGGCGTCGGTCGCGCAGGTGCGCCAGGAGCACGCCGACCTCGAGGCGGGCCAGGAGACCGACGCCGTCGTCGGCGTCGCCGGCCGCGTGGTGCACCTGCGCAACACGGGCAAGCTGTGCTTCGCCTCGATCGCCGACGGCGAGGGGCGCACGCTCCAGATCATGCTGTCGCTGGCCGAGGTGGGTCAGGACGCGCTCGCCGCGTTCAAGACCGACGTCGACCTGGGCGACTTCCTGTTCGCGTCGGGACGCGTGATCAGCTCGCGTCGCGGTGAGCTGTCGGTGATGGCGACCTCGTGGCAGCTGGCCTCGAAGGCGTTGCGCCCGCTGCCGACGATGCACAAGGAGACGAGCGAGGAGACGCGCGTGCGCCGTCGCTACCTCGATCTCATCGCCCGGCCCGACGCGCGTGACATGGTGCGCACGCGCGCCGCCGTCATGCGTTCGCTGCGCGAGTCCTTCCACGCGCGCGGATATCTCGAGGTCGAGACCCCGACCCTGCAGACGATCGCGGGCGGGGCGGCCGCCCGGCCGTTCACGACGCACATGAATGCTTTCGACGTCGACCTGTACCTGCGCATCGCCACCGAGCTGTTCCTCAAGCAGGCCGTGGTGGGGGGCGTGGAACGCGTCTACGAGATCGGACGCAATTTCCGGAACGAGGGTGTGGACTCCTCCCACAGCCCGGAGTTCTCCGCGATGGAGGCGTACGAGGCCTGGACGGACTACAACGGCATCGCGGCGATGACGCAGGGTCTGGTGCAGGAAGCCGCGCAGAACGTGTTCGGCACCACCACGGTCACCCTCGCGGACGGTTCGCCCTACGAGGTCGGAGGGGAGTGGGCCCAGATCTCGCTGTACCACGCGACCTCCGAGGCGCTGGGGGAGGAGATCACCCCGCAGGTGCCGCTCGCGCAGCTCCAGCGGTACGCGGAGAAGCTCGGTCTCGACGTCTCGGGCAAGGCCCCGACGCCCGGGAAGGTCGTCGAGGAGCTGTTCGAGCACCTGGTGGGGGACCACCTCGTGGCGCCGACGTTCGTGCGTGACTTCCCGGTCGACACGTCGCCGCTGACGCGCGCGCACCGCACGCTCCCGGGCGTCACGGAGAAGTGGGACCTCTACATCCGCGGGTTCGAGCTGGCGACCGGGTACTCCGAGCTCGTCGACCCGGTCGTCCAGCGCGAGCGCTTCGAGGCGCAGGCCCTGCTCGCCGCCGCGGGCGACCCCGAGGCGATGCTGCTCGACGAGGACTTCCTGCGCGCCGTCGAGCACGCGCTCCCGCCCATGGGAGGCATGGGGATGGGCGTGGACCGCCTCCTCATGGCGCTGACCGGCCGGGGTATCCGCGAGACCATCCTGTTCCCCCTCGTGAAGCCCGCCGCCACGGGTGCGCGCCGGGCGTAG
- a CDS encoding sensor histidine kinase, with amino-acid sequence MTDPVSIVTAALLALLVVAVAVLAFRTSERQLRPAPSPAGPEVDVDGDLVGLLGHLAAASVVLGPGDVVLRASAPAHALGVVRGGQLAHAELATLAAEARVEGGSREVQLSLPRGPAAGAGRFVAAVQVVALAGDRVLVLVEDRTAQIRLDDVRRDFVANVSHELKTPVGAIALLAETLTEAADDPDAVRTFAERMGRESRRLSGLVQDIIDLSRLQDADVNLESRAVPADEIVREAISRASVEARARDIAIHAGSGRDLALQGDPGLLVTALRNLLDNALRYSEPGTRIAVGVRQGDDDLVEIAVVDQGIGIDPENLPRVFERFYRVDPARSRLTGGTGLGLSIVKHVAADHGGEVTVWSTPGRGSTFTLRIPAATVPPPESTTEAPA; translated from the coding sequence GTGACCGACCCGGTGAGCATCGTGACCGCGGCGCTGCTGGCGCTGCTCGTCGTGGCCGTCGCCGTCCTCGCCTTCCGCACCAGCGAGCGCCAGCTGCGCCCGGCACCGTCGCCGGCGGGGCCCGAGGTCGACGTCGACGGCGACCTCGTCGGTCTCCTGGGCCACCTCGCGGCCGCCTCGGTGGTCCTGGGACCGGGCGACGTCGTGCTGCGCGCGAGCGCTCCGGCGCACGCCCTCGGCGTCGTGCGGGGCGGGCAGCTCGCGCACGCGGAGCTCGCGACCCTGGCGGCGGAGGCGCGCGTGGAGGGCGGCTCGCGCGAGGTGCAGCTGTCGCTGCCGCGCGGACCCGCCGCGGGCGCCGGTCGGTTCGTGGCCGCGGTCCAGGTCGTCGCGCTCGCCGGGGACCGCGTGCTCGTCCTCGTCGAGGACCGCACCGCCCAGATCCGGCTCGACGACGTGCGCCGCGACTTCGTCGCCAACGTCTCGCACGAGCTCAAGACCCCGGTCGGCGCCATCGCGCTCCTCGCCGAGACGCTGACCGAGGCGGCCGACGATCCCGACGCCGTGCGCACCTTCGCCGAGCGGATGGGACGGGAGTCGCGCCGTCTCTCCGGCCTCGTGCAGGACATCATCGACCTGTCGCGGCTGCAGGACGCCGACGTCAACCTCGAGTCGCGCGCCGTGCCGGCCGACGAGATCGTGCGCGAGGCGATCTCCCGGGCCTCGGTCGAGGCCAGGGCGCGCGACATCGCGATCCACGCCGGAAGCGGGCGGGACCTGGCGCTCCAGGGTGACCCCGGGCTGCTCGTGACGGCGCTGCGCAACCTGCTCGACAACGCGCTGCGCTACTCCGAGCCCGGGACGCGCATCGCCGTCGGCGTCCGGCAGGGCGATGACGACCTCGTCGAGATCGCCGTCGTGGACCAGGGCATCGGGATCGACCCCGAGAACCTGCCGCGGGTCTTCGAGCGCTTCTACCGCGTCGACCCCGCGCGCTCCCGGCTCACGGGAGGGACCGGCCTGGGGCTGTCCATCGTCAAGCACGTCGCCGCCGACCACGGCGGCGAGGTGACCGTCTGGTCGACCCCCGGTCGTGGGTCGACCTTCACGCTGCGGATCCCGGCGGCCACGGTGCCGCCGCCCGAGTCCACCACGGAGGCACCAGCATGA
- the rlmB gene encoding 23S rRNA (guanosine(2251)-2'-O)-methyltransferase RlmB gives MAGNSQRRGAVRKAGSKKGATVGSGGNRRQGLEGRGPTPKATDRPYHPAAKRAAAAARRDAKRPAAATRTAGRGRSSARAVGDETVYGRNSVVEALRAHVPAKTLYVASNVEADDRVREILRLALNQGVPLIETTKVELDTLADRGIHQGVLLTVGEYTYADPADLIEAAADSGRPGLVVALDGVTDTRNLGAIIRSAGAFGAHGVVVPERRSAGVNAAAWKTSAGAAARVPVARATNLVRTLRDFQQAGFFVVGLAGDGGSLVGDLDVADGPVVLVAGAEGKGLSRLVRETCDVVAAIPIASAVESLNASVAASLALYEVARARS, from the coding sequence ATGGCAGGTAACTCCCAGCGGCGGGGCGCGGTGCGCAAGGCCGGCAGCAAGAAGGGCGCCACCGTCGGGTCCGGCGGTAACCGCCGCCAGGGGCTGGAGGGGCGTGGTCCGACGCCGAAGGCGACCGACCGCCCCTACCACCCGGCGGCCAAGCGGGCCGCCGCGGCCGCCCGCCGCGACGCCAAGCGCCCGGCCGCGGCGACGCGCACGGCGGGCCGGGGGCGCTCGTCGGCGCGCGCCGTCGGCGACGAGACGGTCTACGGCCGCAACTCGGTGGTCGAGGCGCTGCGCGCGCACGTGCCCGCCAAGACGCTGTACGTGGCCTCCAACGTCGAGGCGGACGACCGTGTCCGCGAGATCCTGCGGCTCGCGCTGAACCAGGGTGTGCCGCTGATCGAGACCACGAAGGTCGAGCTCGACACGCTCGCCGACCGGGGCATCCACCAGGGCGTGCTCCTCACGGTGGGCGAGTACACCTACGCCGATCCGGCCGACCTGATCGAGGCGGCGGCGGACTCGGGGCGGCCGGGGCTCGTCGTCGCGCTCGACGGCGTGACGGACACGCGCAACCTCGGGGCGATCATCCGCTCGGCGGGGGCGTTCGGAGCGCACGGTGTGGTCGTGCCCGAGCGCCGTTCGGCCGGCGTGAACGCCGCGGCGTGGAAGACGTCGGCCGGTGCGGCAGCGCGCGTGCCGGTCGCGCGCGCCACCAACCTCGTGCGCACGCTGCGAGACTTCCAGCAGGCCGGGTTCTTCGTGGTCGGGCTCGCGGGCGACGGCGGTTCGCTCGTGGGCGACCTCGACGTCGCCGACGGCCCGGTGGTGCTCGTGGCCGGGGCCGAGGGCAAGGGGCTGTCACGCCTGGTGCGCGAGACGTGCGACGTCGTGGCGGCGATCCCGATCGCCTCGGCGGTCGAGAGCCTCAACGCCTCCGTGGCGGCGTCCCTGGCGCTCTACGAGGTCGCGCGCGCCCGCTCCTGA
- a CDS encoding response regulator transcription factor, with amino-acid sequence MHAPHPAPPPLADGPDAAPAAPGGGAPEEPSPWRVLVQLADPALADLVGGVLRSEGWSVWIAGDPAEAVATAAETQPDVVLVDAGPDGSDPVAVLSRVRATHALPALLITGPGDGRRMPAVTAGGDDDLRRPFSAEELTARVRALLRGRGGRGQPPPHVFQVGDLVLDEVAREVRRGGEELHLTATEFDLLRLLVRHPRRVMSKVQILDRVWHYDFDGNPNVVELYISYLRRKLDADREPMIHTLRGVGYAIRPVRGAGEQEPTVS; translated from the coding sequence ATGCACGCCCCGCATCCAGCTCCGCCACCGTTGGCCGACGGTCCCGACGCCGCGCCCGCCGCACCCGGGGGCGGGGCGCCGGAGGAGCCGTCGCCGTGGCGGGTGCTCGTGCAGCTCGCCGACCCGGCTCTCGCCGACCTCGTGGGTGGGGTGCTCCGCTCGGAGGGCTGGTCCGTCTGGATCGCCGGCGACCCCGCGGAGGCCGTCGCGACGGCCGCCGAGACGCAGCCCGACGTGGTGCTGGTCGACGCCGGACCGGACGGTTCCGACCCCGTCGCCGTCCTCTCGCGCGTCCGGGCCACGCACGCCCTCCCCGCGCTGCTCATCACGGGGCCGGGCGACGGTCGTCGGATGCCCGCCGTCACCGCGGGGGGCGACGACGACCTCCGGCGCCCCTTCAGCGCCGAGGAGCTGACCGCCCGGGTCCGCGCGCTGCTGCGGGGTCGGGGCGGTCGCGGTCAGCCGCCGCCGCACGTCTTCCAGGTCGGTGACCTCGTGCTGGACGAGGTCGCACGGGAGGTGCGGCGCGGCGGGGAGGAGCTCCACCTCACGGCGACCGAGTTCGACCTCCTGCGCCTGCTCGTGCGGCACCCGCGCCGCGTCATGTCCAAGGTGCAGATCCTCGACCGTGTCTGGCACTACGACTTCGACGGCAACCCCAACGTCGTGGAGCTCTACATCTCCTACCTGCGCCGCAAGCTCGACGCCGACCGCGAGCCGATGATCCACACGCTGCGCGGGGTCGGGTACGCGATCCGCCCGGTCCGCGGCGCCGGGGAGCAGGAGCCGACCGTCTCCTGA
- a CDS encoding PhoU domain-containing protein produces MGDLARHVAQVARGRYPALALPEVARDLFDQVVEAVNAVANDVVNLLEGHDLNLASQVLADDDALDALHKETFRLMLAPSADVSGLSAQELVDITLLGRYFERFGDHGVSVARRIMFLVTGDPFVREEPLTTI; encoded by the coding sequence ATGGGCGACCTCGCCCGTCACGTGGCCCAGGTGGCGCGCGGGCGCTACCCCGCGCTCGCGCTGCCCGAGGTGGCCCGTGACCTGTTCGACCAGGTCGTCGAGGCCGTCAACGCCGTCGCGAACGACGTGGTCAACCTCCTCGAGGGGCACGACCTCAACCTCGCCAGCCAGGTCCTGGCCGACGACGACGCGCTGGACGCTCTCCACAAGGAGACGTTCCGACTCATGCTGGCGCCGTCGGCCGACGTGTCGGGCCTGTCGGCGCAGGAGCTCGTCGACATCACGCTGCTGGGCCGCTACTTCGAGCGCTTCGGCGACCACGGGGTGTCCGTGGCGCGCCGCATCATGTTCCTGGTCACGGGCGACCCGTTCGTGCGCGAGGAGCCGCTCACGACGATCTGA
- the cysS gene encoding cysteine--tRNA ligase, translated as MTLHLYDSATRSVREFTPLVPGRVGMYVCGATVQGEPHVGHLRSAVAFDVLVRWLRRSGLEVTLVRNVTDIDDKILDKAREAGVPWWAWAYRHEGLFTAAYDAIGIAPPTYEPRATGHVPDMVELMRLLVESGHAYTGASGNVWFDVRSLPSYGSLTRQLLENLSVDAGAESGPEDKRHPHDFALWKAPRDGEAATASWDTPYGRGRPGWHLECSAMARRYLGETFDIHGGGIDLRFPHHENEQAQSRAAGFGFARYWLHNAWVTSGGEKMSKSLGNYLSVAAVLERTDPAVLRFALAVVHYRSTVEFSDATLTEAATTWERLAGFVTRAAEAHGEDDGDAVAAVDLPPAFAAAMDDDVNVAAALAVVHDHVRRGNAALAAGDADAARSAALAVRGMLDVLGLDPLAPRWRSGDGSGAVQDALASLVASVLAQRRAAREAKDWARADELRDVLTAAGVAVEDAAGGARWTIKGQ; from the coding sequence GTGACCCTGCACCTGTACGACTCCGCCACGCGCTCCGTGCGCGAGTTCACGCCCCTCGTCCCCGGCCGGGTCGGGATGTACGTGTGCGGTGCCACCGTGCAGGGCGAGCCGCACGTCGGGCACCTGCGCTCCGCCGTCGCCTTCGACGTGCTCGTGCGGTGGCTGCGCCGCAGCGGCCTCGAGGTCACGCTCGTGCGCAACGTGACCGACATCGACGACAAGATCCTCGACAAGGCGCGCGAGGCCGGCGTGCCGTGGTGGGCCTGGGCCTACCGGCACGAGGGGCTCTTCACCGCCGCCTACGACGCGATCGGGATCGCGCCCCCGACCTACGAGCCGCGCGCCACCGGCCACGTGCCGGACATGGTCGAGCTCATGCGGCTGCTCGTCGAGAGCGGGCACGCGTACACCGGTGCGTCCGGCAACGTCTGGTTCGACGTGCGCTCGCTGCCGTCCTACGGCTCGCTGACGCGCCAGCTGCTGGAGAACCTGTCGGTGGACGCCGGCGCCGAGAGCGGCCCCGAGGACAAGCGGCACCCGCACGACTTCGCGCTGTGGAAGGCGCCGCGCGACGGCGAGGCGGCCACGGCGTCGTGGGACACGCCCTACGGGCGGGGCCGGCCCGGCTGGCACCTGGAGTGCTCCGCGATGGCGCGGCGCTACCTCGGCGAGACCTTCGACATCCACGGCGGCGGCATCGACCTGCGCTTCCCCCACCACGAGAACGAGCAGGCGCAGAGCCGTGCCGCCGGTTTCGGGTTCGCCCGGTACTGGCTGCACAACGCCTGGGTGACCTCGGGCGGGGAGAAGATGAGCAAGTCGCTCGGGAACTACCTCTCCGTCGCCGCGGTCCTCGAGCGGACCGATCCGGCGGTGCTGCGGTTCGCGCTCGCCGTCGTGCACTACCGCTCGACCGTGGAGTTCTCCGACGCGACGCTCACCGAGGCCGCCACGACGTGGGAGCGGCTCGCCGGGTTCGTCACCCGGGCCGCCGAGGCGCACGGGGAGGACGACGGCGACGCGGTCGCCGCGGTCGACCTCCCACCCGCCTTCGCCGCGGCGATGGACGACGACGTGAACGTGGCCGCGGCCCTCGCCGTCGTGCACGATCACGTCCGGCGCGGCAACGCGGCACTGGCGGCCGGGGACGCGGACGCGGCCCGGAGCGCCGCGCTGGCGGTCCGTGGGATGCTTGACGTCCTCGGTCTGGACCCGCTGGCGCCCCGGTGGCGCTCGGGTGACGGGTCGGGTGCCGTGCAGGACGCCCTCGCCTCGCTCGTCGCGAGCGTGCTCGCGCAGCGCAGGGCGGCACGGGAGGCGAAGGACTGGGCGCGCGCGGACGAGCTGCGCGACGTCCTGACGGCGGCCGGGGTCGCCGTCGAGGATGCGGCGGGCGGCGCCCGCTGGACGATCAAGGGACAGTGA
- the panC gene encoding pantoate--beta-alanine ligase — MSDARPGRLGIGVVGAGRVGAVLASALRQVGHEIRAVSGASPDTLERIDALLPGVEVRDALEVARGADLVLVTVPDDDIAAVTGWLAAQGAFHPGQLVVHASGRHGVEVLRPALDAGAIGLAIHPAMTFSGTSIDLSRLVGAPFAVTAPAPVLPIGQALVVELGGEPVLLPEAARGAYHAALSHASNHLVTLVAQARDVLAAAGVDDGARLLGPLTRASLEGALGEGAAALTGPVSRGDTGTVAVHLAALGAVADVSDTADGVPDPALDAAEVSLAYRALARATAHLAHREGRIDAATRADLVRLVREHPGGGDTAPTAPSGSGPVGTRTRLDPVRTVAALRAARARLTGDVAVVMTMGALHEGHLSLVRAARTAARHVIVTIFVNPTQFGDAGDLAAYPRTLEADLDALATLGPDAPDVVFAPSASEIYPDGTAAPGARVVAGPAAHGYEGASRPGHFDGVLTVVTKLLHLTRPDVAVFGAKDAQQLAVVRAMVRALDLPLWVLAAPVVRDDDGLARSSRNVRLGPGGRRAALALPRSVAVVERLAAAGAGVADVERAARAELEGADGVALDYADLVDPDTFAPLAADAPTGADGPREATYVVAAVVDGVRLLDTTTVTLHPREA, encoded by the coding sequence GTGAGTGACGCAAGACCGGGCCGCCTCGGGATCGGGGTCGTGGGAGCCGGCCGGGTGGGGGCGGTCCTCGCGAGCGCCCTGCGCCAGGTCGGTCACGAGATCAGGGCGGTGAGCGGGGCGTCCCCCGACACGCTCGAGCGCATCGACGCGCTGCTGCCCGGCGTCGAGGTCCGCGACGCCCTCGAGGTCGCGCGCGGCGCCGACCTCGTCCTCGTCACCGTTCCCGACGACGACATCGCGGCGGTCACGGGCTGGCTCGCCGCGCAGGGGGCGTTCCACCCCGGCCAGCTCGTGGTGCACGCGAGCGGCCGGCACGGCGTGGAGGTCCTGCGGCCCGCCCTGGACGCCGGCGCGATCGGGCTGGCGATCCACCCGGCCATGACGTTCAGCGGGACCTCGATCGACCTCTCGCGGCTCGTGGGCGCGCCGTTCGCCGTCACCGCCCCGGCGCCCGTCCTGCCGATCGGGCAGGCGCTGGTGGTCGAGCTCGGGGGCGAGCCGGTCCTGCTGCCCGAGGCCGCGCGCGGCGCCTACCACGCGGCCCTCAGCCACGCGAGCAACCACCTGGTCACCCTGGTCGCGCAGGCGCGGGACGTCCTGGCCGCGGCGGGGGTCGACGACGGCGCCCGCCTCCTCGGTCCGCTCACCCGCGCCTCGCTCGAGGGCGCGCTGGGCGAGGGTGCGGCGGCGCTCACGGGGCCCGTCAGCCGGGGGGACACCGGGACGGTCGCGGTCCACCTGGCCGCGCTCGGGGCCGTCGCCGACGTGTCCGACACCGCCGACGGCGTCCCCGACCCCGCCCTGGACGCCGCCGAGGTCTCGCTCGCCTACCGCGCCCTGGCCCGGGCGACGGCCCACCTCGCCCACCGCGAGGGGCGCATCGACGCCGCCACGCGCGCCGACCTGGTGCGTCTCGTGCGCGAGCACCCGGGCGGTGGCGACACGGCCCCGACGGCACCGTCGGGCTCCGGGCCGGTGGGTACCCGGACGCGGCTCGACCCGGTGCGCACGGTGGCGGCGCTGCGTGCCGCACGCGCCCGCCTGACCGGTGACGTCGCCGTCGTCATGACGATGGGCGCCCTCCACGAGGGGCACCTCAGCCTCGTCCGGGCCGCGCGCACCGCGGCCCGCCACGTGATCGTGACGATCTTCGTCAACCCGACCCAGTTCGGCGACGCCGGCGACCTCGCCGCCTACCCGCGCACCCTCGAGGCCGACCTCGACGCGCTCGCCACGCTCGGCCCCGACGCGCCCGACGTCGTCTTCGCGCCGTCGGCGTCCGAGATCTACCCGGACGGCACGGCGGCACCCGGCGCCCGCGTGGTGGCCGGCCCCGCCGCGCACGGCTACGAGGGCGCGTCCCGCCCGGGGCACTTCGACGGCGTGCTCACGGTGGTGACCAAGCTGCTGCACCTGACGCGGCCCGACGTCGCGGTGTTCGGCGCGAAGGACGCGCAGCAGCTGGCGGTGGTGCGCGCGATGGTCCGGGCGCTCGACCTGCCGCTCTGGGTGCTCGCGGCACCCGTGGTGCGCGACGACGACGGCCTGGCGCGCTCGAGCCGCAACGTCCGCCTCGGCCCCGGGGGAAGGCGCGCGGCGCTCGCGCTGCCGCGCTCGGTGGCCGTCGTGGAGCGGCTCGCCGCGGCGGGCGCGGGTGTCGCCGACGTCGAACGGGCCGCGCGCGCCGAGCTCGAGGGTGCGGACGGCGTCGCCCTCGACTACGCCGACCTCGTCGACCCCGACACGTTCGCACCGCTCGCCGCCGACGCCCCGACCGGTGCGGACGGTCCGCGGGAGGCGACCTACGTCGTCGCGGCCGTCGTCGACGGCGTGCGTCTCCTCGACACCACCACGGTGACGCTGCACCCGCGGGAGGCGTGA
- a CDS encoding histone-like nucleoid-structuring protein Lsr2, which translates to MVQRVSVVLEDDIDGGTADETVTFGLDGVSYEIDLSDANASKLRDALAPWVGQARRAGGRKATGARSSKPRASRGSDASAIRAWAADNGHTVSERGRIPAEVREAYEAAH; encoded by the coding sequence ATGGTGCAGCGAGTGAGTGTCGTCCTGGAGGACGACATCGACGGTGGCACGGCCGACGAGACCGTGACGTTCGGGCTCGACGGCGTGAGCTACGAGATCGACCTCTCCGACGCGAACGCGTCGAAGCTGCGTGACGCGCTCGCCCCCTGGGTCGGGCAGGCGCGCCGTGCCGGCGGCCGCAAGGCGACGGGTGCGCGCTCGAGCAAGCCGCGCGCGAGCCGCGGGTCCGACGCCTCGGCGATCCGCGCCTGGGCGGCCGACAACGGCCACACCGTGAGCGAGCGGGGTCGCATCCCCGCCGAGGTGCGCGAGGCCTACGAGGCCGCGCACTGA